In a genomic window of Methanosarcina horonobensis HB-1 = JCM 15518:
- a CDS encoding bacteriohemerythrin produces the protein MPLITWTDSFSVKVVEIDTQHKKLVEIINRLYDAMKVGKSKDVMGEILNNLISYTATHFKTEEKYFDLYSYPEKETHKAEHEKFVETVTKFKENFDSGNAIISIEVMNFLKDWLTNHINGTDKKYTKCFNDHGLK, from the coding sequence ATGCCATTAATAACATGGACAGATTCATTCAGCGTGAAAGTGGTAGAAATCGATACCCAGCACAAAAAGCTCGTAGAGATCATAAACAGGCTATACGACGCAATGAAAGTAGGAAAAAGTAAAGATGTGATGGGAGAAATACTAAACAATCTGATATCATACACAGCAACCCACTTTAAAACAGAAGAAAAGTACTTTGATTTATACAGCTACCCTGAAAAAGAAACTCACAAAGCCGAACATGAAAAATTCGTCGAAACAGTGACAAAATTCAAGGAAAACTTTGACTCAGGAAATGCAATAATATCAATAGAAGTCATGAATTTTCTGAAAGACTGGCTGACAAACCACATCAACGGAACAGACAAGAAATATACGAAATGCTTCAACGACCATGGCCTAAAATAA